A region from the Triticum urartu cultivar G1812 chromosome 1, Tu2.1, whole genome shotgun sequence genome encodes:
- the LOC125538729 gene encoding UPF0481 protein At3g47200-like: MSSEIALSTIRSGGTDLGANRVPGALNLNLDLEAGKQVVAKDKTRSGNVPKVREQLRSADEDSYTPHNVPIGPYHGKCPSTPWVQKEKQRYVGFMQNLSEKHNDGGLKGLVEELEPRARDWYGDGVDRMTSEELARMLLHDGCYLLGWLGNYPGVPQTSCNDYNAVFRDTLYLIENQVPFFVLDKIHARATGGSSSLLHYMATYIKSLLSREGHISTEKKRLSEPPSHLLHLVHTFFRPTNGQMADPPERPYQLLHRVHAYLSPTSCLQPNGEREREGDTGRWRRATEYCTQANVQFRRRDFAADVTSILDVRLKGGKLDIPCLQVDGKTWTLLRNMMALEEHAEMTQRPVTAYCLFMSQVACTVEDVRLLVDAKIIQHFESSDKIAAQGFANLCKGVVMDVDNIDRNYLKPMWHDLEKLCDSKARNLRGSFRHKYCSTTLHQVAFGITAFLAICQLLQSIYAPIAYHFPKH; this comes from the exons AAATCGCCCTTTCCACTATCCGGTCTGGTGGCACGGACCTTGGCGCGAATCGGGTGCCAG GAGCCTTGAATCTGAACTTGGACTTGGAAGCAGGGAAACAAGTGGTGGCCAAAGATAAGACGAGGTCCGGGAATGTTCCCAAAGTTCGTGAGCAGCTCCGTAGCGCTGACGAAGACAGCTACACGCCACACAACGTGCCGATCGGCCCTTACCATGGCAAATGTCCGTCAACTCCATGGGTTCAAAAAGAGAAGCAGCGATACGTGGGCTTCATGCAAAATCTCTCTGAGAAACACAATGATGGTGGCCTCAAGGGTCTAGTGGAGGAACTGGAGCCCCGAGCAAGGGACTGGTACGGGGACGGGGTCGACCGCATGACCTCGGAAGAGCTGGCGAGGATGCTGCTGCATGATGGGTGCTACCTGCTGGGTTGGTTGGGGAACTATCCGGGCGTCCCTCAAACATCCTGTAACGACTACAACGCGGTGTTTCGCGACACCCTTTACCTCATTGAGAACCAGGTGCCATTCTTTGTTCTTGACAAGATTCACGCGCGGGCCACAGGAGGTTCCAGTTCTCTACTCCACTACATGGCAACATATATCAAGAGTCTGCTGAGCAGGGAGGGCCACATCAGCACAGAGAAGAAGAGGCTGTCGGAGCCGCCATCCCACCTGCTACACCTGGTGCACACATTCTTCCGTCCAACCAATGGACAAATGGCAGATCCTCCAGAGCGCCCATACCAGCTGCTGCACCGAGTGCACGCGTACTTGAGCCCAACCAGCTGTTTGCAGCCAAATGGTGAGCGTGAGCGTGAGGGCGACACGGGTCGATGGCGTCGGGCGACGGAGTACTGCACGCAAGCCAACGTGCAGTTCAGGCGTCGGGACTTCGCGGCCGATGTGACTTCGATCCTCGACGTGCGCCTTAAAGGGGGCAAGCTGGACATCCCCTGCCTGCAGGTCGACGGCAAGACCTGGACGCTCCTACGTAACATGATGGCGCTGGAGGAGCATGCGGAGATGACCCAGAGGCCCGTCACGGCCTACTGCCTCTTCATGTCGCAGGTGGCGTGTACGGTGGAGGACGTCCGGCTCCTGGTTGATGCAAAGATCATCCAACACTTCGAGAGCAGCGACAAGATTGCCGCCCAAGGCTTTGCCAACCTCTGCAAGGGGGTGGTCATGGACGTCGACAACATTGACAGGAACTACCTCAAGCCCATGTGGCACGACCTGGAAAAATTATGCGACAGCAAGGCGCGTAACCTCAGGGGATCGTTCCGCCACAAGTACTGCAGCACTACTTTGCACCAAGTCGCATTCGGTATTACCGCCTTCCTGGCCATCTGTCAGTTGCTGCAATCCATCTATGCACCCATCGCCTATCATTTCCCCAAACACTAG